Proteins encoded in a region of the Planctomycetota bacterium genome:
- a CDS encoding sulfatase translates to MRLSFITHSCLTLASLIIGANYVAAAEKPNVLFIAVDDLNDWVGCLGGHPQALTPNIDALAARGVNFQRAYCASPVCNPSRTALMTGLRSSSSGVYSNEINRRTTVANDVTALNTHFHNNGYHVVGAGKIYHGDGDQFGQWDEYAKPAGKDAPPGRGENDGVGGIRFAPVDEADEDLHDYHTVSYCIEQLNKPHDKPLFLACGLHKPHMAWNVPRKYYDMFPLDSIKPPEVLESDLDDIPPAGVKMARPEGDHAQVLKSGRWKEAVRGYLAAGAFCDAMIGRLMAGFDKSPLRDNTIVVFWGDHGWHLGEKQHWRKFALWEEATRAPLFLVAPGVTKPNGTSPRTVDFMSIYPTLCELCGLDIPSHVEGVSIKSLLADPNAPWDQPALTTHGYKNHAVRSERWRYIRYANGDQELYDEVADPLEWKNVASDPNNAAVISDLARWLPSKDVPTPEKKTTGKSKAEQKARKQAKRAASKVR, encoded by the coding sequence ATGCGGCTTTCTTTCATCACGCATTCGTGCCTGACGCTCGCCTCGCTCATTATCGGCGCCAACTACGTGGCCGCGGCCGAAAAGCCGAACGTGCTGTTCATCGCGGTCGATGATTTGAACGACTGGGTCGGCTGTCTGGGCGGGCATCCCCAGGCCCTCACGCCGAACATCGATGCGCTGGCCGCGCGCGGCGTGAACTTTCAACGCGCGTATTGCGCGTCGCCGGTTTGCAATCCTTCGCGGACGGCATTGATGACTGGCTTGCGCAGCTCGTCGAGCGGCGTCTATAGCAACGAGATCAATCGTCGCACCACGGTCGCCAACGATGTCACGGCACTGAACACGCACTTTCACAACAACGGCTATCACGTCGTCGGTGCCGGCAAAATCTATCACGGCGACGGCGACCAGTTCGGCCAGTGGGACGAGTACGCCAAACCTGCTGGCAAGGACGCCCCGCCGGGACGCGGCGAAAACGACGGCGTCGGCGGCATTCGCTTTGCGCCGGTCGACGAGGCCGATGAAGACCTGCACGACTATCACACGGTCAGCTACTGCATCGAGCAACTGAACAAGCCTCACGACAAGCCGCTGTTTTTGGCGTGCGGCCTGCACAAGCCGCACATGGCCTGGAACGTGCCGCGCAAGTACTACGACATGTTTCCGCTCGATTCGATCAAGCCCCCCGAAGTGCTCGAAAGCGACCTGGACGACATTCCGCCGGCGGGCGTGAAAATGGCCCGCCCCGAAGGAGACCATGCCCAAGTGCTCAAGTCGGGGCGTTGGAAAGAAGCCGTTCGCGGCTACCTGGCGGCCGGGGCATTTTGCGACGCGATGATTGGCCGGCTGATGGCTGGCTTTGACAAGAGCCCGCTCCGCGACAACACAATCGTTGTCTTCTGGGGCGACCACGGCTGGCACCTGGGCGAGAAGCAACACTGGCGCAAGTTCGCCCTCTGGGAAGAAGCGACCCGAGCGCCGCTGTTCTTGGTGGCCCCCGGCGTGACCAAGCCCAACGGCACCTCGCCACGAACCGTCGACTTCATGTCGATCTATCCCACGCTTTGCGAACTGTGCGGCCTGGATATTCCGTCGCACGTTGAAGGCGTGAGCATCAAGTCGCTGCTTGCCGACCCGAACGCGCCGTGGGATCAACCGGCGCTCACGACTCATGGCTACAAGAACCACGCCGTGCGGAGCGAGCGGTGGCGTTACATCCGCTATGCCAACGGCGATCAGGAGTTGTACGACGAAGTTGCCGATCCGCTGGAATGGAAGAACGTGGCCAGCGACCCGAACAACGCGGCCGTGATTTCGGACCTGGCGCGGTGGCTCCCCAGCAAGGATGTCCCCACGCCCGAGAAGAAAACCACCGGCAAATCCAAAGCGGAACAAAAGGCCCGCAAACAGGCCAAGCGCGCCGCGTCCAAGGTTCGCTAG